In bacterium, a single window of DNA contains:
- the speY gene encoding deoxyhypusine synthase, producing the protein MKKPRTGPLDHSTTRSPRVRADLTEVPEWLRKRECPHKEKYMSGKRIMPTGITGRERLPGLMEGTFLAYNAARLRQGCELFTEKMLTQDTFVGMSLAGALTPAGLGCSAIVPLIKAGFVDWIVATGANMYHDLHFAFNLPLHVGSHVVDDTDLRRNDVVRIYDVFLGYTDCLMATDKILRSILVRPEFQKEMGTAEFYHLLGRYAAEWERKTGNKDVSVLAAAYRAGVPIHTSSPGDSTIGMNIAGLELKGLKLRINPSTDVNETTSYVLHAKRSGGKSAVLLIGGGSPKNFTLQTEPQIQEVLMIKELGQDYFFQITDARPDTGGLSGATPHEAVSWGKVDPEKLPDALVCYTDVTIALPMLVHYALATHPRRKLRRLYDKRSRLMEDLTREFFAHTHF; encoded by the coding sequence GTGAAGAAACCCCGCACTGGACCACTGGACCACTCGACCACTCGGTCACCTCGGGTCCGCGCGGACCTCACCGAGGTGCCGGAATGGCTGCGCAAGCGCGAGTGCCCGCATAAGGAAAAGTACATGAGCGGCAAGCGCATAATGCCGACCGGCATCACCGGCCGGGAAAGGCTGCCCGGCCTGATGGAGGGCACTTTCCTTGCTTACAACGCGGCACGACTGCGGCAGGGCTGCGAGCTCTTCACCGAGAAGATGCTCACGCAGGACACCTTTGTCGGCATGAGCCTAGCCGGAGCGCTTACGCCTGCCGGTCTCGGCTGCTCGGCGATTGTCCCGCTCATCAAGGCCGGATTCGTAGACTGGATCGTCGCGACCGGCGCCAACATGTACCACGACCTGCACTTCGCGTTCAACCTGCCGCTCCATGTCGGCTCGCACGTGGTGGACGACACCGACCTCCGCCGCAACGACGTTGTCCGCATCTACGATGTGTTCCTCGGCTATACCGACTGCCTGATGGCGACCGACAAGATTCTACGTTCCATCCTGGTTCGGCCGGAGTTCCAGAAGGAAATGGGCACGGCCGAGTTCTACCATCTGCTGGGACGATATGCGGCTGAGTGGGAAAGGAAGACCGGCAACAAGGACGTTTCAGTTCTGGCCGCAGCATATCGCGCGGGTGTACCCATCCACACCAGCTCGCCCGGAGATTCGACCATCGGCATGAACATCGCGGGCCTGGAACTCAAGGGCCTGAAGCTGCGCATCAACCCTTCAACCGACGTCAACGAGACAACGTCCTACGTGCTCCACGCCAAGCGCTCAGGCGGGAAGTCGGCCGTCCTGCTCATTGGCGGCGGCAGCCCCAAGAATTTCACGCTCCAGACCGAGCCGCAGATACAGGAAGTTCTGATGATCAAGGAGCTCGGTCAGGACTACTTCTTCCAGATAACCGACGCGCGGCCCGATACCGGCGGTCTGTCCGGCGCCACGCCGCACGAAGCCGTGTCGTGGGGCAAGGTTGACCCGGAGAAGCTGCCGGATGCTCTGGTCTGCTACACCGACGTGACGATCGCGCTACCGATGCTCGTGCACTACGCGCTCGCGACGCATCCTCGGCGCAAGCTGCGCCGTCTCTACGACAAGCGTTCCAGGTTGATGGA
- a CDS encoding type III PLP-dependent enzyme, with protein sequence MAHALRHICRSYKMKGQSKMTTAAYLRELRKTFPKLAKKHGTPLFIVSKTLLLEQVARFRKLLPRVEPFYAVKANPNPDVLKVLAQAGLGFDVASPQEIDWVLNAGATPDKLVYANTMKRNESITFACKRKVNLMTFDSEYELTKIARYAPGASVMVRIKVPNVGSIIELSLKFGADPQDAVPLLLKAARLGLKPVGVSFHVGSQCTHGDNYLEAFELCKIIVNDAMLKQLPLQMLDIGGGFPIRHFDTDEDWFANMAPAMNMEMERLFDRSIRIIAEPGRAMVGPACMLLLSVVGKSIRNNKHWYFLDDGVYGALSGIIFDHCKYEFNVLKKGPSQLTTLAGPTCDSLDIISGAEELPELDFGDLVYARNIGAYSLASATTFNGIPPAKPILVP encoded by the coding sequence ATGGCACATGCACTCAGGCACATTTGCCGCTCGTACAAAATGAAAGGGCAGTCGAAGATGACCACCGCGGCCTATCTGCGCGAATTGCGCAAGACGTTCCCGAAGTTGGCGAAGAAACACGGGACTCCTTTGTTCATCGTGAGCAAGACGCTGTTGCTCGAACAGGTCGCGCGGTTCCGCAAGCTTCTGCCTCGCGTCGAGCCGTTCTATGCGGTCAAGGCTAACCCCAATCCTGACGTACTGAAGGTACTGGCCCAGGCCGGGCTCGGGTTCGACGTCGCGTCGCCGCAGGAAATCGACTGGGTCCTGAATGCCGGAGCGACTCCGGACAAACTGGTCTACGCCAACACCATGAAGCGCAACGAGTCCATCACGTTCGCCTGCAAGCGTAAGGTGAACCTGATGACGTTCGACTCGGAGTATGAGCTGACCAAGATCGCCCGCTACGCTCCCGGCGCTTCGGTGATGGTCCGCATCAAAGTCCCGAATGTCGGCTCGATCATCGAACTGTCGCTCAAGTTCGGCGCCGACCCCCAGGACGCGGTCCCGCTGTTGCTCAAGGCTGCTCGGCTCGGGCTCAAACCGGTCGGCGTCAGCTTCCACGTTGGCTCACAGTGCACCCACGGCGACAATTACCTCGAGGCCTTTGAGCTGTGCAAGATAATCGTCAACGATGCGATGCTCAAGCAGCTCCCGCTCCAGATGCTCGACATCGGCGGCGGGTTCCCGATTCGTCACTTCGACACCGACGAGGACTGGTTCGCCAACATGGCCCCGGCGATGAACATGGAGATGGAGCGATTATTCGACCGGAGCATCAGGATCATCGCCGAGCCGGGCCGGGCTATGGTCGGCCCGGCGTGCATGCTCCTGCTTAGCGTCGTGGGCAAGTCAATCCGTAACAACAAGCACTGGTACTTCCTTGACGATGGCGTGTACGGGGCTCTGTCCGGAATAATATTCGACCACTGCAAGTACGAGTTCAACGTCCTCAAGAAGGGGCCGAGCCAGCTCACGACGCTGGCCGGACCGACGTGCGATTCACTCGACATCATCTCCGGCGCCGAGGAGCTTCCCGAACTCGACTTCGGCGACCTGGTCTACGCTCGAAACATCGGCGCCTATTCGCTGGCCAGCGCCACGACCTTTAACGGTATACCTCCGGCCAAGCCGATCCTCGTGCCATGA